Below is a window of Anomaloglossus baeobatrachus isolate aAnoBae1 chromosome 8, aAnoBae1.hap1, whole genome shotgun sequence DNA.
TGTAGTGCCACAACAGGGTAAATAAGTAGTTATAAACTTGCCACTGAAGTATATTGAAACGTTACATGGAATTATTGAGATCAATGGACATCCAATATCTTAAATGGACTACAGCAATCAACCAGTGCTATGAACTGAACTCAGACTCTAGGTTTTCGTGATTAGGTGAGCCCCATCTATAAACTCTGTGCCCTCCAAAACTTTTAACTATGAGCTTATAATGCAATGTATAGGACATCGTATGGAAAATGTCCTGGAGGAATAATAAAGCCATCTGTCAGAGGGACTAAGCATTTCTACGTAAGGCGTGCAGACGTGCTCCACCTGTGATACGGTGATGCCACACTTCTTGGCTAGCTCCTCTTTGGCCTCTTCACTGGGGTATGGGTTGCTGAGGTGTGAATAGAAATACTCGTTCAAAATTTCTGTAGCTTGCTTGTTGAAGTTTCTTCTCTTCCGTCtatcaaagaaaaataaaaaataagtccACTGTTAAAATACAGACAGTAAAAATGCACAGTGGTGAACTCTGTATGTGGTTTGTAGTAGTTTAACATTATCAGAGACACTTCAGAAAGACTGATGGAAGAGCTCAAAGTATACGCAACATATACCCCAGACATGTTCCTAGACCTCCACATCCTGCAGATCCCAAAACTGTGCCACTGTAAAACACACTGGTTTGGCAAGCATAACTTATATAAAAAAAGCATAGTCTACTAAACTTTCATTTGCAAATAAACATTATAGGCCTCTGCCAGAAGTGTACGTTGATTTTTGTCTGGACAGGGaactctccgaaacgcgtagaaaatAAACCACCAACTTATACCCTTGGACTTATTTCTAGGCAAAACCACGGCGTTTAACCCTTTCCACTGTCTCTTGATTCCAGAAGTGTTAATGAAGCCTGATATTTCCATAATTTAGTGTCTAAGGCCATATTCATAACTATGAAACATGTACAGCTGCACACTGGAatactaacaatgaataagggaactctggtattgcattacagcTATAGTAATATTTGAAAAAAGACAGATATTTAccatatgaattggccaatgcatgtgagcccggtcaccatgCCAAGGTtatctctgtatactgggaacctaacacctgttcacacctgttggatgtgctggtcagtttttttgtATACTTATAGTGTATCTCTTTCTGATTGAGCTctccaccctataaccaggctgtgttcactcccctttatagctggaatctagctgcccagaTATGAAGGTTTTAACCCAGATGGCATCATTTTAAGTTCGGTTTTTAGTCTAGCAGCTGATTCTCCTAAAGAAATGTGATGATGATTTCGAAACGCGTTGAGATAGAAACCGCCCTTCTTCTGGATGCAGTGCATTGGTCTTCTGTTACTTCTCAGCAGCGCAGTAAACACCATGCTAATTTTCCAGTTTCCTCACATGGTTTAAAATGATAGCAACTGGTCTTACTCTACGCGGTTACAAACTCTTACAAGTAATTTAGTAAGAGTAACCTTTACAACCTTTCAGAAGAGACATGGGATGACACTACACGGATACATGTACAGGTTTCTTCCTTTTGGAGGTAGACTAATTTGCTCATCCTTCAAAATGCACATTGCCTGTAGAGAGTACTTTACACGCtccaacatcgctaacgatttatcgtcggggtcacggtgtttgtgacgcacatccggcgccgttagcgacatcgcagcgtgttacacgtacgagcgaccttcaatgattgcaaaagtggtaaaaatcaaatcgtttggagaggtcgtttaaaacaccaaatatcgttgtatgtgcagtaacgaggttgttcgttgttcctgcggcagcacacatcgctatgtgtgacaccgcaggaacgaggaacatctccttacctgcggccgccggcaatgaggaaggaaggaggtgggatgttacgtcccgctcatctccgccccttcgcttctattgggcggccgcttagtgaaagtcaatatgacgccgaacgaaccgcccccttagaaaggaggcggttcgccggtcacagcgacgtcgcttggcaggtatgtgtaactgttcctagcgatgttgtgcggcacgagcagagatatgcccatgacgcacaaccgacgggggcgggtacgctcgctagcgatatcgcagcgtgtaaagtacccttaagacttccTACACCAGTTACATTTCTACAGGAGAACCGAAACCTTCCAAGAGAAAACGCTCTATAGTATATCATAGTAGGCCTCAGGTTTCCAGCAGCAGGAACCAAGGTCCTCACAACGCAAATGCTGCATAGATGGTCTTACCGTGCATCTAAAAATCGGGATCGCAAGATCATGACGGCTTCACATGTGCTTTGCTTGAGCTGCATCTGGATAGAACTAAACTTTCTGTGGATAATTCCGACCATGCGTTCAATCTCTTTGGGGGAGATGGGTCTGGTCCGGCTCTGCTCTCGCAGCAGATTCATCACATGTGTTGTAAATTCATTGCAGGCCTAAAAAAGGAACCAAAGTGTTAAACTGTATAGTCTAGTCTCTGCACAGTCACATAATCACTTCATACATTTTCTGCTAAGTTGGAATATGTCAGATTTCTCATCATATTTAACTGCTTTATCTAAAAATGATGTAACCTTAGGAGGGGTGTTCGATTTACAATTTTTCAATGCCTATTGGCTTGttaaccataaaaaaaaaaacaaaaaaaaaaacccaaaacctcggCAGTAATCCTCTTCCCCATCTTCCCTAACAATGAAGGGAGAGTACATGTGTTCAACGGCAACATATACATATATGACCTGTAATGTTCATGTCAGGGCTTTCCTACTGCACCCTCCCTTCAAGAATAGAAAGATTTGATCCTAGTGGCTactctgaccaaatactgaaaataccagaatactgaggtaagaagaggctgctcacactgctgtccatcctgtctaATTGCCGAGCAATTGCCGTGATCTGGCGATAGCCTATAGCACAAATGGTCAAGATATCTGCAGGTCATAACCCGTCCTATTACCATTCAAGGTCAAGTTTTGTGTTGGTATAACAAGATTGCGGTCATTTTTATAAGTACTATAGTGATTACCATTGTAGCGACAATTTTTTCTGTTCATGTAGAGCTCCTACAGAGGGCACctttcaccaggtcaaaagtggaaaGTTTTAATTTTATTCCTATAGCTCCGCCGAGTATTTTATTCTTTAATGCACTATATGGGCCTTTCTATTGATGCTACTTTTTATAGTCTATACCAAGAAATAGTGAGGGGAGATGCATGAATAAAATTAAAGCAAAAGCAAAAACTGTCCGCTTTTGTCCCGGCAATGGGTACAAACAATATTTCCATTCAAACACTACAAAAATGCTAAACTCTGAAGTCCTTTGTAAATTCTTTCCTGCACTTCAGTGTGAAAACTCTGCTTTCCTATAGTTAAACACCGCCATATTCAACATAGTAATGTAATGGCCATCGGTGAAGGAGGAAAGTTATGAAAGAAtgtaatctgcaaaaaaaaaaaaggaaaagtttaaagggaacctgtcttatGCCATCCAAGCCAACAGCAGTCTCATTTGCAGGTGAAAATACTTTTCCTAACCAGCACTGCATATCATCATTCTccaaaatcaatgtttaaaaaaagtatttatCACCTCCGTTTTTCGTGTGCAAATTAGGGCCTTGACAAGTCGAAGGGATGTTGTTTTCCTAGACTAGTCTGTCTTCTTTCCatattatcacgcccctgtggatgtCATAACATTGTTTCCATGAGCTGGCGTCATTGCAGAGccaggaaatcttgcgcatgcgcagcaTCAATGCATCCCTCATGTCGGGTGTACACcctggcttcagagaggcacaATGCGCATACTGGAAGAACAGCTTCTGCACCTCTGATCATGCACCTCTCTGGAGCCGGGAAGTGTACACCTGGCTTCTGAGGCGCACTGGCGCTGCTGAACTGAGccgtgcgcatgcgcaagatttccagaagCTGTGGTGACCCTCATGAAAGTCATGTTATTACATCCACAAGGGTGTGATAATATGGAAAAAGGACTGACTAGTCCGGTGAAACAATGCCTCTTCGACTAGTCAAGGACCTAAATTTTCACACGAAAAACATTGATTTTAGAGCATGATGTTATACGgggctggttaggaagggaattttgaCGTGCAAATGTGAATGTTAAAGGGTTGGAAGGGAtaagagacctgacaggttccctttaactcccattggaaaaaggaaaaattaaaATCAACATTATAAAGTGATAAGATTCAGTTTTTGTGGTTTGAATTATGTAACCCCATCACACAGTAATGCGGAATCATGGCCAAAACCACCGCTTAGGAAAACTATCTGATAAGCTACATCTGAATCATTCCCAATATTGGCGATGCGGCTGTTCCTGCTTACCTGTTCATATTTCTCTAACTCTGTGTGGTAGATTTGTCGGATTTGGGATAATTTGGCTCTGTAATCTGAATGTTCCACTGAGTTATCAGACCCAGCTCCACCTGAAGCGGCAgcagccgctgcggctgctgcagaacctccacctTTTTCTGGACCTGCTACGCCTTCTGCCAGTAACATGTTATCCAATCGCATCAACTGAGGATCTGCTGGTTCCTCCTCTTGTGCTCCCCGAATACTGAGTactgaaagacacaaatatatcaAACATAaggattgtttttttcttttgactgggggtgggggtgtgtgttctcAATGGAATGGAATAATTATTTTGCATAATTAtattataatctatatatatattatatatatatatatatatatattatatatatatatatatatatatatatatatatatatatatatatatatatatatatatatatatatatataaatataaaataattagTGTATGtgtaatatttatatattatatatatatatatatatatatatatatatatataatatatatataatatatatatatatatatatatatatatatacatatatatatatatatatatatatacatatatatatatatatatacatatacatatatacatatatatatatatatatatacacacatacacacacatatatattatattacacatacactaattattattatataatatatataaacatacatatataatattacacatacactaattattatatatatatatatatatatatatatatatatatatatatatatatatatatatatatatatgcacacacacacacacacacatatatatacatatatatatacacacacacatacatatacacacacacacacacacacacacacacattgtacacatatatatatgcacacacaaacatacacacagtatatttacatatatacatatactgtatatacatattacacatacatatacacacactgtgtATTTCGTAATTATGCAGTGTAGATGGATCATttcaatatttatttttattgGACAAATATTTAAATATCTTTTATTTAGGACACAAACATAAAAAGGCACAGCATCTACTGTTCAGAAACATAAAAGATGACAACACCAAGTTATATGTATTACATTCATGCCATAATACCGTATTACACTTATAAATATCGCGTTGTTCCCAGCATGTAACATTTATTTCTCTTGTAAAATAAACTTTTGCTATGATTGCAGTCCTCTACTTAAAGCCTAAAATTTAtgccaaagaaaagaaaaaaaaataataacgagATGTGTGGGGCTGGATACAAAAACATTGATTCCAAATGGATCCACTAGGGGTCCCCTCGGCTGCTGGATGACGGAACGCACAGAACATCTGATACAGCAAAGCTGTAAACACGGCAAGATAAAGTTATTAATAAAGAAATGTCCATAATTCAAAGGAATCATCCACGTCAAATACAATACAGACGGACTTAAAAATTAAGAATTCCTGTATTTTTAGTGCTATTTTCTTGTTATCAGTGAATTTCACGTCTATGGTACAACTATTAGGGATAACAAATCATTGTATTCTTGTTTGAAAatattaattatattatatatatta
It encodes the following:
- the PBX1 gene encoding pre-B-cell leukemia transcription factor 1 isoform X4, with amino-acid sequence MDDQPRLMHSHPGVGMPGHPSLSQHMQDGTGATEGEGGRKQDIGDILQQIMTITDQSLDEAQARKHALNCHRMKPALFNVLCEIKEKTVLSIRGAQEEEPADPQLMRLDNMLLAEGVAGPEKGGGSAAAAAAAAASGGAGSDNSVEHSDYRAKLSQIRQIYHTELEKYEQACNEFTTHVMNLLREQSRTRPISPKEIERMVGIIHRKFSSIQMQLKQSTCEAVMILRSRFLDARRKRRNFNKQATEILNEYFYSHLSNPYPSEEAKEELAKKCGITVSQVSNWFGNKRIRYKKNIGKFQEEANIYAAKTAVTATNVSVHGSQANSPSTPSSAG